In Paenacidovorax monticola, the genomic window GCCACGCGCTGGCCGCGCCAGCCCGGCAGCACCGCCACGTCGTGGATGTTGACCAGCGGGCGGCAGGCGAAGGTGGAGAAGCCCTCGAAGCAGTTGACGAGGCCCACCGCCTGCTCGGGAGCGCCCTCGCCGGCCTGGGCCCAGGCCATGACGCTGAACGCGTGCGGACGCTGGCGCAGGGCCTCGGCCAGTTGCGTTTTCACCTCATCGCGCAGCGGCGTGCCGCCGCCTGTGGGATCGCTCGCATAGCTGTCCAGCAGCGCCACGAGCGCCTGCGCCTCGCGCGGGTCGGCATAGTCCACGGGGCGCACGGTGACGGTCGGAGAAGTCGTCATGAACCAGGATTCCTTGAAAAGAGCATCGCGGCAGCCAGCGCCGCTTGGTAAGGACAGGGTTGCGGGCCAGCTGGCATCGTGCCGCGCGCTGGCCCTTCAGGGAGGGAGGAAAGGCCTCAGCCCGCGCGGGCGGCATCCACCAGGCGCTGGGCGCAGTGGTTGGCCTGGGCAGCGTCGCGCGCCTCGACCATCACGCGCAGCAGGGGCTCGGTGCCGCTGGCGCGGATGAGCACGCGGCCGGCATCGCCCAGCTCGGCTTCCACGGCCCGCGTGGTGTCCGCCAGCAGGGTGTTGGCCTTCCAGTCCTGCCCCGGTGCCAGGCGCACATTGAGCAGCACCTGCGGAAACAGGGCCACCCCTGCCAGCTGCTGCGCCAGCGTCTGGCCGCTGCGCACACAGGCCTGCAGCACCTGCAGCGCACTGACCAGGCCATCGCCCGTGGTGTGGCGGTCCAGCGCCAACAGGTGCCCGGAGCCTTCGCCCCCCAGCACCCAGCGGTGGCGCGCCAGCTCTTCGAGCACATAGCGGTCTCCCACCTTGGCGCGCACGAACTGCACGCCGCGCGCCTTCAGCGCCAGCTCCACGGCCATGTTGGTCATGAGCGTGCCCACCACGCCGGGCACATGCTCGTCGCGGCCCATGCGGTCGGCCACCATCACGTAGAGCAGCTCGTCGCCGTTGTAGAGGCGCCCCGCGGCATCGACCATCTGCAGCCGGTCGGCGTCGCCATCGAGCGCGATGCCGTAGTCGGCATGGTTGGCGCGCACCGCGCGCACCAGCGCCTCGGGGTGCGTGGCGCCCACCTCGTGGTTGATGTTGAGCCCGTCGGGCGCGCAACCGATGGCCAGCACCTCGGCACCCAGTTCGTGGAACACCTTGGGAGCGATGTGGTACGCCGCGCCATGCGCCGCGTCCACCACGATCTTGAGCCCCTTGAGGGTCAGGTCCTGCGCGAAGGTGCTCTTGCAGAACTCGATGTAGCGCCCGGCCGCGTCGTCGAGCCGCCGCGCCTTGCCGAGCGTGGCCGAGTCGGCCCAGACGGGCGGCTCGTCCAGCGCGGTCTCCACGGCCTGCTCCCAGGCGTCGGGAAGCTTGCTGCCCTGCGCACTGAAGAACTTGATGCCGTTGTCGGGGTATGGATTGTGGCTGGCACTGATGACCACGCCCAGGCTGGCGCGCTGCGCACGCGTGAGGTAGGCCACGCCCGGCGTGGGCAGGGGCCCGAGCAGCACCACGTCCACGCCGGCCGAATTGAAGCCCGACTCCAGCGCGCTTTCGAGCATGTAGCCCGAGATGCGCGTGTCCTTGCCGATCAGCACCGTGGGTCGTGCTTCGGTGCGCTTGAGCACACGCCCCACGGCATGGGCCAGGCGCAGCACGAAGTCCGGGGTGATCGGGGCCTGACCCACCGTGCCACGGATGCCGTCGGTACCAAAGTATTTGCGCGTCATTTGGGGGTTCTCCTCGTTGTGGGCCGGGCGCAGGGCTTGCCGCCGCCACCGGGCTCTGTTGCTGCATGGCGCGCCACACGGCCAGCGCGGCCACGGTCTCGCGGACATCGTGCACGCGCACGACGCGGGCGCCACGCTCCACGGCCAACACAGCCGCGGCCACGCTGGGCGCAAGGCGCTGGTCCACGTCCAGCCCCGTCACGCTGCCCAGGGACGATTTGCGCGACCAGCCCGCGAGCAGCGGATAGCCCAGGGCCAGCAGCTCCTCTTGCCGCGCAAGCAGCGCGAAGTTCTGCTCCACAGTCTTGCCGAAGCCGATGCCGTAGTCCAGCACGATGCGGCTCTTCTCGACCCCCTGCGCCTGCAGGGACTGCGCAGACTGCTCCAGAAATGTGAGCACCTGCGCGACGACGTCGCCCTCCATGGGCGCCGTCTGCATGGTCTGCGGGTCGCGGTGCATGTGCATCAGGCACACGCCGCAGCCCGGGTGGCGCGCCACCACATCGGCTGCGCCGGGCAGGCGCAGCGCCCAGATGTCGTTGACGATGTCGGCGCCCAGGTCCAGAGTGGCCTGCATCACCTCGGGCTTGTAGGTATCGACCGAGACCGGTACCCCCAGCCGAACGGCCTCGCGCACCAGCGGCAGCACGCGGGCCAGCTCTTCATCGAGCGGCACGGCCGGGCTGCCGGGGCGCGTAGATTCGCCGCCGATATCGAGGATGTCGGCACCGTCCTGCAGCAGCTGCTCGCAATGGCGCAGCGCCGCCAGCGTGCCCGCGTGCCGGCCGCCGTCCGAGAACGAATCGGGCGTGACGTTGACGATCCCCATGACCTGGGGACGCGACAGGTCGATCGCGAAGCGGGAGGTGTGCCAGAGCATCATGGAGCTGGGGAAAGGGGTGGGCACGCGCTGCACGAAAAACGGGGCACTAGGCCCCGTGGATCGCGTGCGGCGAGTGGTCTCAGGCCGCCGACGGCGTCGGATCGGGCTTCACGGCGGGGGAGCCGCCGCTCGGGCCGTCGCCGCCCGACGAGGGCGTACGCGGCGTCCAGTCCTTGGGCGGACGGGGCTCGCGGCCGGCCATGATGTCGTCGAGCTGCTCGGCGTCGATGGTCTCCCATTCGAGCATGGCCTTGGCCATGGCGTGCATCTTGTCGGCATGCTCCTCGATGAGGCGGCGGGCCAGGGCGTACTGCTCGTCGATGATGCGGCGCACCTCAGCATCGACCTTCTGCATGGTCTGCTCGCTCATGTTGGTGGTCTTGGTGACCGAGCGGCCCAGGAACACTTCACCTTCGTTCTCGGCGTAGACCATGGGGCCCAGCGCGTCCGTCATGCCGTAGCGCATGACCATGTCGCGCGCAATGTGCGTGGCACGCTCGAAGTCGTTGCTCGCGCCCGTGGTCATCTGGTTCATGAACACTTCCTCGGCAATGCGGCCGCCGAAGAGCATGGCGATCTGGTTCAGCATGTACTCCTTGTCGTAGGAGTAGCGGTCCTTCTCGGGCAGGCTCATGGTCACGCCCAGGGCACGGCCGCGCGGGATGATGGTGACCTTGTGCACCGGATCGCACTTGGGCAGCAGCTTGCCGATGAGGGCGTGGCCGGCCTCGTGGTAGGCCGTGTTGCGGCGCTCTTCCTCGGGCATGACCATGCTCTTGCGCTCGGGGCCCATGATGATCTTGTCCTTGGCCTTCTCGAAGTCCTGCATCTCCACGGTGCGCGCATTGCGGCGCGCGGCCATGAGGGCGGCTTCATTGCACAGGTTGGCTAGGTCGGCACCGCTCATGCCGGGCGTGCCGCGCGCGATGACGGCGGGGTTCACGTCCTGGCCCACGGGGATCTTGCGCATGTGCACGTTCAGGATCTGCTCGCGGCCGCGGATGTCGGGCAGCGTCACATAGACTTGGCGGTCAAAGCGGCCCGGGCGCAGCAGCGCGGCGTCCAGGATGTCGGGGCGGTTGGTGGCGGCCACCACGATCACGCCCAGGTTGGTCTCGAAGCCGTCCATCTCTACGAGCATCTGGTTCAGCGTCTGCTCGCGCTCGTCGTTGCCCCCCCCAGGCCGGCGCCACGCTGGCGGCCCACGGCGTCGATTTCATCGATGAAGATGATGCAGGGGGCGTTCTTCTTGGCGTTCTCGAACATGTCGCGCACGCGGGCCGCGCCCACGCCGACAAACATTTCCACGAAGTCGGAGCCAGAGATGCTGAAGAACGGTACCTTGGCCTCGCCGGCGATGGACTTGGCCAGCAGCGTCTTGCCGGTGCCCGGGGGCCGACCAGCAGCAGGCCGCGCGGAATGCGGCCGCCGAGCTTCTGGAACTTCTGCGGGTCCTTCAGGAAGTCCACGACTTCCTTGACCTCTTCCTTGGCCTCGTCGCAGCCGGCGACGTCGGCGAAGGTGACGGTGTTGTTGTTCTCGTCGAGCATGCGCGCCTTCGACTTGCCGAAGCTGAACGCGCCGCCCTTGCCGCCGCCCTGCATCTGTCGCATGAAGTAGACCCACACGCCGATCAGCAGCAGCATGGGGCCCCAGCTCACGAGCAGGGTCATGAGCAGCGAACCTTCCTCGCGCGGCTTCACGTCGAACTTGACGTTGTTGTTGATCAGGTCGCCGATCAGGCCACGGTCCAGGTAGGTGGCCGTGGTGCGGATCTTGCGGTCGTCGGTCGTGGTCGCGACGATTTCCGTGCCGCCGCCCTGGCCTTCCTGGATCACCGCGCTCTTGATGCGGTTGCTGCGAACCTCGTCCAGGAACTCCGAATACGCCATGTGGCCCGCGCTAGCGCCTGCCCGGGTGTCAAACTGTTTGAACACCGTGAACAGCACCATGGCAATGACCAGCCACACGGCAATTTTTGAAAACCACTGATTGTTCAAGCGGGGCTCCAGAAACTAAGGGAATCGGTCACAAGGGTGTCATGACCCAATTGGGGCCCATTTTAGGTGTTTCAAGCCAAAACCCGCCCCTTTACCCTAGCAGCGGCCATGGGCACCGCGCGGGCTTTGCCGGGGTAAATCGGGCGGATTTGCGCAAGGACAAGGATTTACCCCGGATTCTTCAGGCCAATGCCGACCAGAAAGGTCTCGGACGATTTGTCGCGCGACGCCTTGGGCTTGATCGGCTTGACAACCTTGAAGGTGTCCTTGAACAGCTGCACGAGTTGCGTATAGCCGCTGCCGTGGAACAGTTTGACCACCAGGGCCCCCTCGGGCTTCATGTGGTGGCCGGCAAAATCCACGGCCAGCTCGATCAGATGGGCGATGCGCGCCGCGTCGATGGAGTCCACCCCCGAGAGATTGGGCGCCATGTCCGACACCACCACGTCCGCCTGACGACCCTGCATGGCCTCCTGCAACTGCGCGAGCACGCTCTCTTCCCGGAAATCGCCGTGGATGAAGGTCACGCCCTCGATGGGCTCCATGGGCAGCAGGTCCAGCGCGATGATGGTGCCGTTGAGCTGCCCCACGGCGGCGCCCGCCGGCGACAGGCGCCGGCGCACGTACTGGCTCCAGGCCCCCGGGGTGGAGCCCAGGTCCACCACGGTGTGGCCGGGCTTGATGAGGCCGAGCTGCTCGTCGATCTCCTTGAGCTTGTAGGCCGCACGCGCGCGGTAGCCGTCCTTCTGGGCGGCTTTCACGTAGGGGTCGTTGACATGGTCGTTGAGCCACGCCTTGTTGACCTTTTTACTCTTCGTCTTTACTTTCATCCTGATTTCGTCCTCACGGGATAATACGGCCCATGCCCCAAATCCAACTGACTCCCGCCGAGCGCCGGGAACACCGCGCCAACGCCCACCACCTGGACCCCGTGGTCCTGATCGGCGGCGACGGCCTCACGCCCGCCGTGCAGAAGGAGGTCAATGCCGCCCTGAACGCGCACGGCCTGATCAAGGTGCGCGTGTTCGGCGACGACCGCGCCGCGCGCGAGGCCATGTACCAGCAACTGGCCACCGACCTGAACGCGGCCCCCATCCAGCACATCGGCAAGCTGCTCGTGCTCTGGCGCCCCATCCCCCCCAAGGAGAAGACCGTTGACGAGGACCGCAAGCCCGGCCCGCGCGACGTGAAGGTGCTCAAGTTCAGCAAGCGCGGCGGCCAGCGCCCCGAGGTCAAGCAACTGCGCGTGCTTGGCAACCAGCGCCTCACGCCCGGCGGCCAGATCAAGCGCGCCAAGCCCAAGCAGAAGTCCGTCAAGAAACGCCAGGCCGACTGACGCCCATGAGCGCTCCCTCGCCCGCCACGGCGCGCCAGCGCCATGTGATCTGCATGAAATGGGGCACGAAATACGGCCCCGAATACGTCAACCGGCTCTACGCCATGGTGCGCCGCCACCTGAGCGGCGCGTTCAACTTCGTCTGCCTCACCGACGACGCCACGGGCATTCGCCCCGAGGTGCAGTGCCTGCCCATTCCGCCGCTGGACCTGCCGCCCGGCATCCCCGAGCGTGGCTGGACCAAGCTGGCCACTTTCAGCGCCGACCTGCATGGACTCCAGGGCACGGCCCTGTTCCTCGACGTGGACGTCGTGGTGGTCGGGCCGCTGGACGATTTTTTCACGCAGCCCGGCGAATTTCTCATCATCCACGATTACAAGCGCCCCTGGCGCATCACCGGCAATTCGTCGGTGTACCGCTTCGAGCTGGGCGCGCACCCGGACGTGCTGGAGTACTTCCGCGGCCACTTCGACGAGATCCGCCGCCAGTTCCGCAACGAGCAGGCCTACCTGTCGGATGTCCTGCACAAGCAGGGCAAGCTGCGGTACTGGCCCTCGGCCTGGTGCCCCAGCTTCAAGTACCACGGCATCCCGCGCTGGCCCACCAACTACTGGAAGGCCCCCTTCGTGCCCGAAGGCGCTCGCATCGTG contains:
- a CDS encoding YhbY family RNA-binding protein, which produces MPQIQLTPAERREHRANAHHLDPVVLIGGDGLTPAVQKEVNAALNAHGLIKVRVFGDDRAAREAMYQQLATDLNAAPIQHIGKLLVLWRPIPPKEKTVDEDRKPGPRDVKVLKFSKRGGQRPEVKQLRVLGNQRLTPGGQIKRAKPKQKSVKKRQAD
- a CDS encoding glycosyltransferase, whose amino-acid sequence is MSAPSPATARQRHVICMKWGTKYGPEYVNRLYAMVRRHLSGAFNFVCLTDDATGIRPEVQCLPIPPLDLPPGIPERGWTKLATFSADLHGLQGTALFLDVDVVVVGPLDDFFTQPGEFLIIHDYKRPWRITGNSSVYRFELGAHPDVLEYFRGHFDEIRRQFRNEQAYLSDVLHKQGKLRYWPSAWCPSFKYHGIPRWPTNYWKAPFVPEGARIVIFHGECNPPDALAGRRNRRFRHIEPATWVAEHWRE
- the glmM gene encoding phosphoglucosamine mutase: MTRKYFGTDGIRGTVGQAPITPDFVLRLAHAVGRVLKRTEARPTVLIGKDTRISGYMLESALESGFNSAGVDVVLLGPLPTPGVAYLTRAQRASLGVVISASHNPYPDNGIKFFSAQGSKLPDAWEQAVETALDEPPVWADSATLGKARRLDDAAGRYIEFCKSTFAQDLTLKGLKIVVDAAHGAAYHIAPKVFHELGAEVLAIGCAPDGLNINHEVGATHPEALVRAVRANHADYGIALDGDADRLQMVDAAGRLYNGDELLYVMVADRMGRDEHVPGVVGTLMTNMAVELALKARGVQFVRAKVGDRYVLEELARHRWVLGGEGSGHLLALDRHTTGDGLVSALQVLQACVRSGQTLAQQLAGVALFPQVLLNVRLAPGQDWKANTLLADTTRAVEAELGDAGRVLIRASGTEPLLRVMVEARDAAQANHCAQRLVDAARAG
- a CDS encoding RlmE family RNA methyltransferase codes for the protein MKVKTKSKKVNKAWLNDHVNDPYVKAAQKDGYRARAAYKLKEIDEQLGLIKPGHTVVDLGSTPGAWSQYVRRRLSPAGAAVGQLNGTIIALDLLPMEPIEGVTFIHGDFREESVLAQLQEAMQGRQADVVVSDMAPNLSGVDSIDAARIAHLIELAVDFAGHHMKPEGALVVKLFHGSGYTQLVQLFKDTFKVVKPIKPKASRDKSSETFLVGIGLKNPG
- a CDS encoding GNAT family N-acetyltransferase → MTTSPTVTVRPVDYADPREAQALVALLDSYASDPTGGGTPLRDEVKTQLAEALRQRPHAFSVMAWAQAGEGAPEQAVGLVNCFEGFSTFACRPLVNIHDVAVLPGWRGQRVAQKMFALVEELARQRGACKLTLEVLEGNTPAMRAYEREGFAGYALDPAMGQAQFLQKLLD